Proteins encoded together in one Camelina sativa cultivar DH55 chromosome 9, Cs, whole genome shotgun sequence window:
- the LOC109126369 gene encoding uncharacterized protein LOC109126369: protein MDIGSFHVDPWFLIGDFNELVGNHEKQGGALRSASSFITFTSMLRHCGLLEFPCYGEQLSWRGNRCNNQVVRCRLDRALGNEDWHSFYPNSRVDYPEMIGSDHCPILATCLTRVGRRLRQFRFDKRWLGKEGIGDAFESGWNRTNNFRVPGFVDKIRNCRNSISWWRKNNVSSGPSLISSMKAALQEAKMDDSISQEEIREIERKLKEAYRDEEIYWQQKNRKFWLRVGDKNTNYFHASTKQRRVRNRIVGLFDTDNVWNESPKGMEHIATKYFEDLFKHSDSRGISEVLQEITPIITDSMNRDLTRGISEAEVRKALFAMHPEKTPGPDGMTALFFQRFWYSLKGDLVALIREFFRTGGFDPRLNETNICLIPKVDRSQRMAEFRPINLCNVSYKIISKVLCFRLKRFLPLLVSETQSAFVSGRLITDNILVAQEMFHGLNTNRRCNSEFLAFKTDMSKAYDRVEWDFLEAAEREKRLTDIKIASGSPTVSHLLFADDSLFFCKAEATECQTVMEIISNYGKASGQEVNLDKSSIMFGKKVPPKKRDLLKSVIGISKEGSMGSYLGIPESLQGSKTRVFGNVKDRMDD, encoded by the exons ATGGATATTGGGTCATTTCATGTTGATCCTTGGTTTttaattggtgattttaatgaattagtGGGTAATCATGAAAAGCAAGGTGGTGCTTTGCGCTCAGCTTCATCCTTTATAACTTTTACTTCAATGCTTCGCCATTGTGGACTGCTTGAATTTCCATGCTATGGTGAACAACTTTCTTGGCGAGGGAATCGATGCAATAATCAGGTGGTTCGCTGTCGTTTGGACCGCGCATTGGGAAATGAGGATTGGCATAGTTTTTACCCTAATTCGAGGGTAGATTATCCAGAGATGATTGGTTCTGACCATTGTCCAATTTTAGCAACTTGTCTGACGAGAGTGGGGAGACGACTCCGTCAGTTCCGGTTTGACAAACGCTGGTTGGGTAAGGAGGGTATTGGTGATGCATTTGAGTCAGGGTGGAATCGTACAAACAATTTTCGGGTTCCGGGTTTTGTGGATAAAATAAGGAATTGTAGGAATTCAATATCTTGGTGGCGGAAAAATAATGTAAGTTCCGGTCCTTCGCTTATCTCTTCAATGAAGGCAGCTTTACAGGAGGCGAAGATGGATGATTCGATTTCCCAGGAAGAGATTCGGGAGATTGAAAGGAAATTAAAGGAGGCGTATCGGGATGAGGAAATTTATTGGCAacagaaaaacagaaaattcTGGTTGCGGGTTGGGGACAAAAACACTAATTATTTCCACGCCTCTACTAAACAGAGGAGGGTGCGGAATAGGAtagtgggtttatttgatacgGATAATGTTTGGAATGAATCACCCAAAGGCATGGAGCATATTGCTACAAAATACTTCGAGGATCTTTTCAAGCATTCGGATAGTAGGGGTATTTCTGAGGTGCTGCAGGAAATTACTCCAATCATTACGGACAGTATGAACAGGGACCTAACTAGGGGCATTTCTGAAGCGGAAGTCCGTAAGGCGTTGTTTGCCATGCATCCGGAGAAAACTCCAGGTCCGGACGGAATGACAGCCTTGTTTTTCCAACGGTTCTGGTATTCTTTGAAAGGGGATTTGGTGGCTCTAATTAGAGAGTTCTTTCGAACAGGTGGTTTTGATCCTCGAttaaatgagacaaatatttgtctcattcctAAAGTAGATAGGTCACAGCGTATGGCAGAGTTTCGGCCCATCAATCTCTGTAATGTGagttacaaaataatttctaaAGTATTGTGTTTTCGACTTAAACGCTTCTTGCCTCTTCTGGTTTCGGAGACCCAATCGGCCTTTGTTTCTGGTCgtttaattacagataatattctGGTGGcgcaagagatgtttcatgggctCAACACTAACCGTCGCTGTAATTCGGAGTTTCTGgctttcaaaacggatatgagtaaggcctatGATCGAGTCGAATGGGATTTTTTGGAAGCG gcagAACGAGAGAAGCGATTAACGGATATTAAAATCGCTTCTGGTAGTCCTACAGTTTCGCACTTATTGTTTGCCGATGATAGTTTGTTCTTCTGTAAGGCAGAAGCAACGGAATGCCAGACGGTCATGGAAATTATCAGTAATTATGGCAAAGCCTCAGGGCAGGAGGTTAATCTAGACAAATCTTCAATAATGTTTGGCAAGAAGGTTCCTCCTAAGAAAAGGGATCTTTTGAAGTCGGTTATTGGTATTTCTAAAGAGGGCAGTATGGGCTCttatttgggtattcctgaaAGTCTCCAAGGTTCGAAAACGAGGGTTTTTGGCAATGTTAAGGATAGGATGGATGATTGA